One Pseudodesulfovibrio cashew DNA window includes the following coding sequences:
- a CDS encoding carboxypeptidase-like regulatory domain-containing protein — protein sequence MFRRILFPSILSLTLILGFAPQIALAQVDFIDYAHAREKLGLDDVTYHKFDRKQVEPISGPMDLDKPGTRYVLQNDVSSEGTAFVFKGAHITLDLNGHTVEYGTAAKGKSHGVTSEGYHRSDNAVINGRIVQSQNVSKGDKQFKGSSPINLSRGIADIELAGLTLEYHSAQTVAIVMPWGSGSIHHNVVRDKGTVVLDRKHGFSAIGVERGSNMEVYNNFLERVRQGGISPGNDKTVCQNNIINIDSVATNSFGVCYYGQGDWENDYWLCEGNVIRGVGMHPIGIGVVSNTANGIVRSNDVEVMTTRLSSEYKGTSAAAAYRTHWGADNILIENNRFVCLGAVRSVEGRDSWGRAVWAAIDEGQKMLFKDNVITGVSADGNAKVPAVAVCGNNKSSGLRFEHNTMSSSWANVLLADSYGSSEGYPEFSGNEFIRLKEFPGYRTIRSDAKYFVATGVFTDNVMKDGASRESINMQLDGGKLRDVRFMTTHIVHAVSNGAPLAHASVTIKNLSGEIAATGETNDDGTFKAALLDYGVTNAKHAPLGKMLGQGRYTASPYGITVMSGGMQGEGSFAQDSPYSVTVEVK from the coding sequence GTGTTCAGAAGAATTCTATTCCCTTCGATTCTGTCGTTGACCCTTATCTTGGGCTTTGCGCCGCAGATTGCTTTGGCCCAAGTCGATTTTATCGATTATGCCCATGCCCGGGAAAAGCTGGGTCTTGATGATGTGACCTATCATAAATTTGATAGAAAGCAGGTGGAGCCTATATCCGGTCCGATGGACCTAGACAAGCCTGGTACCCGATACGTTCTGCAAAACGACGTCTCCTCCGAGGGCACAGCGTTTGTTTTCAAGGGGGCACACATCACTCTGGATTTGAATGGTCATACTGTCGAGTATGGCACTGCCGCGAAAGGAAAGAGCCACGGCGTAACGAGCGAGGGGTATCATAGGAGCGACAACGCGGTAATCAATGGCCGCATCGTACAATCCCAAAATGTCTCGAAGGGAGACAAACAATTCAAAGGGAGCAGCCCCATAAACCTCTCTCGCGGCATCGCCGACATCGAGTTGGCAGGTCTGACCCTGGAATATCATTCGGCGCAAACGGTAGCCATTGTGATGCCTTGGGGGAGCGGGAGCATCCACCACAACGTGGTTCGTGACAAGGGTACTGTCGTGCTCGACCGCAAGCATGGCTTCTCAGCCATCGGCGTTGAGCGGGGCTCCAACATGGAAGTGTACAACAATTTCCTGGAACGCGTCAGACAGGGGGGGATCTCTCCCGGAAACGATAAGACCGTTTGTCAGAATAACATCATCAATATCGACAGCGTCGCAACCAACTCTTTCGGAGTATGTTACTATGGCCAGGGAGATTGGGAGAACGACTACTGGCTCTGCGAAGGCAACGTCATCAGAGGGGTGGGTATGCACCCGATAGGCATAGGTGTGGTTTCTAATACTGCCAATGGTATTGTCCGGAGCAACGATGTCGAGGTGATGACGACGAGACTTAGCTCGGAGTACAAGGGAACGAGTGCCGCCGCAGCGTATAGAACTCACTGGGGAGCAGATAATATTCTTATAGAGAACAACAGGTTTGTCTGTTTGGGCGCCGTCCGCTCCGTAGAGGGACGAGACAGTTGGGGGCGTGCTGTCTGGGCCGCCATAGATGAGGGGCAAAAGATGCTTTTCAAAGATAATGTCATTACGGGTGTCTCTGCGGATGGGAATGCTAAGGTTCCTGCGGTGGCCGTCTGCGGCAACAACAAGTCCTCGGGTCTTCGTTTTGAGCATAACACTATGTCGAGTTCTTGGGCCAATGTTCTTCTCGCCGATTCTTATGGTTCCTCTGAAGGCTATCCCGAGTTCTCCGGCAACGAGTTCATCCGGCTGAAGGAGTTCCCCGGATACAGGACGATTCGTTCGGATGCCAAGTATTTCGTTGCCACAGGAGTCTTCACGGATAATGTGATGAAGGACGGCGCGTCGCGCGAAAGCATCAACATGCAGCTAGATGGCGGTAAATTACGGGACGTCCGCTTCATGACGACTCACATCGTGCATGCCGTTAGCAATGGAGCGCCTCTGGCCCATGCATCGGTTACTATCAAGAACCTCTCAGGGGAGATTGCGGCGACCGGGGAGACTAATGATGATGGGACGTTCAAGGCCGCTCTTTTGGATTATGGGGTGACCAATGCAAAGCATGCTCCCTTGGGCAAGATGCTTGGTCAGGGCAGGTATACAGCCTCTCCGTATGGCATTACGGTCATGAGCGGAGGAATGCAGGGTGAGGGCTCCTTTGCGCAAGATAGCCCCTATTCGGTAACAGTAGAGGTCAAATGA
- a CDS encoding phenylacetate--CoA ligase family protein, which translates to MSDCVKYNRDFFSHVSRGIIAPLWAAKESSPYLRHLKKLVDAPYRDLKAVLAEQDSRLTRLIAHAYDNTKYYKEMMDEAGVRPQDVTTVADLSKLPVLTKDAIRNQGDNMISGIHDRSKLRNKTTSGSTGVSLSLYIDEDSQQWKRACAVRHDMWCGWRQGEAIGAIWGNPTYKDNWRLWLRNALLGRMVYLDTLKMDHAAMLEFHEALLKKRPTQLFGHAHSLYLFAKFVKQNGLQCYQPKGIISTAMVLHDFERSLVEEAFKAKVFNRYGCEEVSLIASECEAHEGLHINMDTIILECVDPNGIPVAPGEVGAVVVTDLSNYGMPIIRYKVGDAARIRSEPCSCGRSYPLIESLEGRIADYVRTPDGEYISGISLTENFAMQAKGVKQLQIIQEAIDFIVLRVVKGSDWTSDSVDNLNRLVNQRFGEQMRHEIEYVDSIQSESSGKYRFCISKLEDQPF; encoded by the coding sequence ATGAGTGATTGCGTCAAGTATAATAGAGATTTTTTTTCCCATGTGAGCCGAGGCATTATTGCCCCCCTTTGGGCGGCGAAAGAATCCTCCCCCTACTTGCGGCACCTGAAAAAGCTCGTAGACGCTCCATACCGTGATTTAAAGGCTGTTCTAGCTGAGCAGGATTCAAGGCTTACCCGCCTGATAGCTCACGCATATGACAATACAAAGTATTACAAGGAGATGATGGATGAGGCTGGAGTGCGCCCGCAAGACGTCACCACTGTGGCTGATTTGTCCAAGTTGCCGGTTCTGACCAAGGATGCCATCCGCAATCAAGGCGACAATATGATTTCCGGCATTCATGATCGGAGCAAGTTGCGCAACAAGACAACTTCCGGCTCCACCGGGGTTTCCTTGTCCCTGTATATCGACGAAGACAGCCAGCAGTGGAAGCGGGCTTGTGCGGTGCGCCACGACATGTGGTGTGGCTGGCGTCAGGGAGAGGCCATCGGTGCCATTTGGGGAAACCCCACCTATAAGGACAACTGGCGTCTCTGGTTGCGCAATGCTCTGCTCGGAAGGATGGTCTACCTGGATACGCTTAAAATGGACCATGCAGCCATGCTCGAATTTCACGAGGCCCTTTTGAAGAAAAGGCCGACCCAGCTATTCGGGCACGCCCATTCATTGTATCTTTTCGCCAAGTTCGTGAAGCAAAACGGCTTGCAGTGCTACCAGCCCAAAGGGATCATTTCGACAGCAATGGTGCTCCATGATTTTGAGCGCTCTCTCGTAGAGGAGGCCTTTAAGGCCAAGGTTTTCAACCGGTACGGCTGTGAGGAAGTAAGTCTTATCGCCAGTGAATGTGAGGCGCATGAAGGGCTGCATATCAACATGGACACCATCATTCTCGAGTGCGTCGACCCCAACGGCATCCCCGTGGCTCCCGGTGAGGTTGGGGCCGTCGTCGTTACTGATTTATCCAACTACGGTATGCCAATAATTCGGTACAAGGTTGGCGACGCCGCGAGAATCCGTTCCGAGCCCTGCTCCTGTGGCCGTTCATATCCGTTAATCGAATCGTTGGAGGGGCGCATTGCGGATTATGTACGCACGCCAGACGGGGAATATATTTCCGGCATATCATTGACCGAGAATTTTGCCATGCAGGCGAAGGGCGTGAAACAATTGCAGATAATCCAGGAGGCCATCGACTTCATTGTCCTTCGTGTCGTGAAGGGCTCTGACTGGACCTCCGATAGTGTGGATAACCTTAACCGATTGGTAAACCAGCGTTTTGGCGAGCAGATGAGGCATGAAATAGAGTACGTGGACAGCATCCAGTCGGAAAGCTCTGGCAAATATAGGTTTTGCATATCTAAGTTGGAAGATCAGCCCTTTTAG
- a CDS encoding GNAT family N-acetyltransferase, which produces MELTVFQNSEALRLLLDKRFVEEWQSLADQCGYVTVFLEPDFVISWFKVYLRHFDPILFVGRGDNDELVGLLFVCRQGGTGKLYHVGLNLAEYHGFLALDNFLEEFIINSLTELKRLIGTGCWDWGWLPPGLGTGWRHSDVLKAHDIFVSLESEESPIYSLLDDARYRKLRKNKSNKNQLNRFLKRAGFSFYRVTSPDEVNELVGALANQYEFRKIALYRKAPFRQDPLRSVFLKEAFKNSELSHLSVMKVEGRPVAIHYGFHDDSTFYLTLPTFDPAESRNSPGKIYLLKLMEHLIESGYEKLDLTPGKDAYKSKFSNGVQSVSQAKLYFSRRVYLAFIAKERLKAMIKRAGLDQPWLVGKDSIPRKLAGKMAAIVGVGLVLQKALPRWKSGAASARSYFVATQKVAMESALEACVHMVTFNRYDDLLGDDCRNIERESVHLKMALDHFDAGDTLVTVTSGESLIHSGWLIEDGVSRLSACKVGSECEKYFVYDLVSCAESISRILLEGVIYSIRKHVASGGGEGVIFSIPESEIEFKSALSGTHGVAPL; this is translated from the coding sequence ATGGAACTAACAGTTTTTCAAAACTCAGAGGCGTTACGCCTGCTTCTGGATAAACGTTTTGTCGAGGAATGGCAGTCTCTCGCCGACCAATGCGGCTATGTCACCGTCTTTCTAGAGCCTGATTTTGTCATCTCGTGGTTCAAAGTCTATTTGAGACATTTTGATCCGATACTTTTCGTTGGAAGAGGGGACAATGACGAGCTCGTAGGTTTGCTGTTTGTATGCCGCCAGGGGGGAACTGGAAAGCTGTACCATGTCGGTTTGAACTTGGCTGAATATCATGGCTTTTTGGCATTGGATAATTTCTTGGAAGAATTCATAATAAACAGTCTGACAGAGTTGAAAAGATTGATCGGGACAGGGTGTTGGGATTGGGGGTGGCTTCCTCCGGGACTCGGCACGGGATGGAGACATTCCGACGTGCTCAAAGCCCATGATATTTTTGTCTCCCTAGAGAGCGAGGAGTCTCCAATCTATTCGCTGTTGGATGACGCGCGTTATCGGAAGCTGAGAAAGAATAAGTCGAACAAGAACCAATTGAACAGGTTTTTGAAGCGGGCTGGGTTTTCTTTTTATCGAGTCACTTCTCCCGACGAAGTTAATGAACTGGTTGGGGCGTTGGCCAATCAATATGAATTTCGAAAAATTGCCTTGTATCGCAAAGCCCCATTTAGACAGGATCCGTTGCGAAGTGTCTTTTTGAAAGAAGCATTCAAGAATTCCGAGTTGTCGCATCTATCTGTCATGAAAGTAGAGGGACGCCCTGTTGCGATTCATTATGGCTTTCATGATGACTCGACATTTTATCTTACGTTGCCAACGTTTGATCCAGCCGAATCAAGGAATTCGCCAGGAAAAATCTATTTGCTCAAGCTGATGGAGCACCTGATTGAGTCAGGTTATGAAAAATTGGATTTAACGCCGGGAAAAGACGCCTACAAGAGCAAGTTCAGTAATGGAGTCCAATCCGTATCGCAGGCCAAGCTGTATTTCTCAAGGAGAGTATATCTCGCGTTTATAGCTAAGGAAAGGCTTAAGGCCATGATAAAGCGGGCAGGCCTGGATCAGCCATGGCTAGTCGGGAAAGATTCTATTCCAAGAAAATTGGCCGGTAAGATGGCGGCAATTGTCGGTGTGGGCCTTGTCTTGCAAAAGGCTTTGCCGAGGTGGAAATCGGGGGCGGCCTCGGCGCGGAGCTATTTTGTTGCAACGCAGAAGGTTGCCATGGAGTCAGCATTAGAGGCCTGCGTCCATATGGTTACTTTCAATCGATATGACGACCTGCTTGGGGATGACTGTCGCAACATCGAAAGAGAGTCCGTTCACCTGAAGATGGCATTGGATCATTTTGATGCGGGAGATACTCTTGTCACCGTTACAAGCGGAGAAAGCCTCATTCACTCCGGCTGGCTGATTGAAGATGGCGTGAGCCGTCTATCCGCGTGTAAAGTTGGCTCCGAATGCGAGAAGTATTTTGTTTATGATTTGGTGAGTTGCGCTGAGTCCATCAGTCGCATCCTTCTTGAAGGGGTTATTTATTCCATTCGGAAGCATGTTGCCTCTGGCGGTGGGGAGGGTGTAATATTTAGTATTCCCGAATCGGAGATTGAATTTAAGAGTGCGTTATCGGGCACGCACGGCGTGGCTCCGCTATAA
- a CDS encoding glycosyltransferase family 2 protein — MKCSIVITTYNYGRYIQCALDSAIGQTYDNTEIVVIDDGSQDNSAELIKPYVDRYGVKYVYQENAGQTVAKNRGVRESSGEVIAFLDADDMWDSTKLEKMIPLFDNPDVAVVYSKRRLLDPDGAISEYNHPPLYRGRILNRIYVDNFICFSSSMVRRTSLELIGGFDETLSMGIDYDLWIRMAQAYEFDFLDECLTYYRVGHGNMSDNREKRILSAFNIMKRHLRDKKIRRGLAVPAILEAWGMTCCTYAMFQKSRQKSAKAAGLMLASLAMYPISTRSWKAALRMVLPDKVISLLKYLVKPGEKTC; from the coding sequence GTGAAATGTTCCATTGTGATTACGACATACAATTACGGCAGGTACATTCAATGCGCATTGGATTCGGCTATTGGCCAAACATACGACAACACTGAAATTGTCGTTATTGACGACGGATCTCAAGATAATTCCGCTGAACTGATCAAGCCGTATGTCGATCGATATGGGGTCAAGTATGTTTATCAGGAGAACGCCGGGCAGACCGTCGCAAAGAACAGAGGCGTGAGAGAATCTTCAGGTGAAGTCATTGCCTTTCTCGATGCAGATGACATGTGGGATTCAACAAAACTTGAGAAAATGATACCCCTTTTCGACAATCCGGATGTCGCGGTTGTCTATAGCAAGCGGCGTTTGCTAGACCCAGATGGAGCTATTTCGGAATACAACCATCCCCCGTTGTACCGGGGGAGGATATTGAACAGGATATATGTAGACAATTTCATCTGTTTTTCTTCTTCGATGGTGCGAAGAACCAGCCTGGAGTTAATCGGTGGATTTGATGAGACCCTGTCTATGGGGATAGACTATGATCTCTGGATTAGGATGGCACAGGCATATGAATTCGATTTTCTGGATGAATGCTTGACGTACTACCGCGTCGGGCATGGTAATATGTCCGACAATAGAGAAAAGCGGATTTTATCCGCATTCAATATTATGAAGAGGCATTTAAGAGACAAGAAAATACGTCGGGGTCTGGCCGTCCCCGCAATTCTGGAGGCCTGGGGGATGACTTGCTGCACATACGCAATGTTTCAGAAGAGCAGGCAAAAAAGCGCTAAAGCAGCCGGTCTGATGCTTGCCTCTTTGGCAATGTACCCCATTTCCACAAGGTCGTGGAAGGCTGCATTGCGCATGGTACTCCCGGATAAGGTTATATCCCTGTTGAAGTACTTGGTTAAGCCCGGGGAGAAGACCTGTTGA
- a CDS encoding O-antigen ligase family protein, translated as MLLGYLFIYICRLPEEYPVLELIKLEKTWAIAMLICFALTHKGKFMPFSGGKMLLGFLGLVLASGLWAYDFAAWQDISYKFFKICLVSFLMVNTVKTREEFACFMTAVVMIFFVYELKSLIEYTNGRYVYRMGLVRMVGIGQTYNNPNSFASTVCLTIPYAYALFRDSAIPFRRIVKPLLLGLFVLSAVCVVLTGSRTGFASLAFLAVIYILANKHSFRNFVLLGVAFVVIWTFTPGPQKERILSTIYSKDEIELDYMSEKTVESATVSAESRILGLVNGFELMCRRPIGYGVGGFATARALVGGPYGLRSHNLYGQVMGELGILGIILFGALVVGCIKRNIAVIKYEKSGLFEYAKANMICLVLLLFQGFAGHMLYRYTWYWIIAYTAIMLNLVRRDLALSESRA; from the coding sequence ATGTTGTTGGGATATTTGTTTATTTATATTTGTCGGTTGCCAGAAGAATATCCGGTTTTAGAGTTGATAAAACTGGAGAAGACCTGGGCAATCGCCATGTTGATCTGCTTTGCCCTTACCCATAAGGGCAAGTTTATGCCCTTTTCAGGCGGCAAGATGCTGCTCGGATTCCTAGGGCTGGTCCTGGCAAGTGGACTTTGGGCATATGATTTCGCGGCATGGCAGGATATATCGTATAAATTTTTCAAAATATGCCTCGTTTCTTTTTTGATGGTGAATACGGTCAAAACCAGGGAGGAGTTCGCCTGCTTCATGACCGCCGTCGTCATGATATTTTTCGTCTATGAGTTAAAATCATTAATAGAATATACCAATGGTCGGTACGTGTACCGGATGGGACTTGTGCGTATGGTGGGTATCGGGCAGACGTATAACAATCCGAACTCTTTCGCTTCAACGGTCTGCCTGACCATCCCCTACGCTTATGCGTTATTCAGGGATTCGGCCATCCCGTTCCGGCGCATTGTCAAGCCCCTTCTCCTGGGGTTGTTTGTCCTTTCGGCTGTCTGTGTTGTGCTGACCGGTTCGAGAACTGGGTTCGCCAGCTTGGCGTTTCTTGCCGTCATCTACATTCTTGCCAACAAGCACTCTTTTCGAAACTTTGTCCTGCTGGGAGTGGCCTTCGTCGTGATTTGGACATTCACGCCCGGCCCACAAAAGGAGCGCATACTCAGTACGATTTATTCCAAGGACGAGATTGAACTCGACTACATGTCCGAAAAGACTGTGGAAAGCGCAACCGTCTCGGCAGAAAGCAGGATTCTCGGATTAGTCAATGGGTTCGAGCTGATGTGCAGGCGGCCAATCGGATACGGTGTGGGAGGATTCGCAACCGCCCGCGCTCTCGTCGGGGGGCCGTATGGGTTGCGTTCACACAATTTATACGGCCAGGTGATGGGAGAATTGGGCATTTTGGGCATTATCCTTTTCGGGGCACTGGTGGTTGGTTGCATCAAAAGGAACATCGCAGTGATCAAATATGAGAAAAGCGGGCTGTTCGAGTACGCCAAGGCAAATATGATCTGCCTTGTGCTGTTGTTGTTCCAAGGGTTCGCGGGACACATGTTGTACCGCTATACATGGTATTGGATTATTGCATACACCGCGATCATGCTGAATCTCGTCAGGCGCGACCTGGCGTTATCTGAGAGCAGAGCATAG